A single region of the Etheostoma cragini isolate CJK2018 chromosome 3, CSU_Ecrag_1.0, whole genome shotgun sequence genome encodes:
- the LOC117941963 gene encoding extracellular calcium-sensing receptor-like gives MILFSSPFFFSDSSSLLSSCKLRRQFYHNGMHKPGDVILGGLFEVHYTSVFPELTFTSEPNQLNCQGFDPPGFRHAMTMAFAIDEINKNSNLLPNVTLGYSLYDNCATLVIGLSAALSLASGREEQFLPQENCLGTPPVLGIVGDSFSTFSIATSDVIGLFKLPIVSYFATCSCLSDRRRFPSFFRTIPSDAFQVRAMIQILKRFGWTWAGLLVSDDDYGRYVARSFQSDLAQSGGACLAYLEILPWGENPAELKRIVEVMKKSTARVVIVFAHQIHMIQLMEEVVRQNVRGLQWMASEAWTAAAVLQTPHLMPYLGGTLGIAIRRGEIPGLREFLLRVLPDLHDKINGNSMVRQFWEYTFQCRFPPLPLGWVEAGGALCTGQEDLENVETEFLDVSNLRPEYNIYKAVYALAYALDDMLRCVPGRGPFSGHSCATLQTLEPWQLMYHLEKVNFTTPFGDQVSFDENGDALPIYDIMNWLWLPEGRTKVQSVGIVKKSATKGEELTLDENKIFWNFESKQSPQSVCSESCPPGTRMARKKGQPVCCFDCVPCSDGKFSNETDSMDCTSCPEDFWTNAQRDHCVPKITEFLSYHEPLGICLTTTSLLGTFICAVVLVIFIYHRSTPMVRANNSELSFLLLVSLKLCFLCSLLFIGRPRLWTCQLRHAAFGISFVLCVSCILVKTMVVLAVFKASKPGGGDSLKWFGTVQQRGTVLVLTSIQAAICTAWLVSSSPSPHKNIQYYNDKIVYECEVGSTVGFAVLLGYIGLLAILSFLLAFLARNLPDNFNEAKLITFSMLIFCAVWVAFVPAYVNSPGKYADAVEVFAILASSFGLLVALFGPKCYIILLKPELNTKKAIMGRGTTKT, from the exons ATGATTTTATTCTCTTCCCCCTTTTTCTTCTCAGACTCGTCCTCTCTTCTCTCATCTTGTAAATTAAGGCGGCAGTTTTATCATAATGGGATGCACAAGCCTGGTGATGTTATCCTGGGTGGACTGTTTGAGGTCCACTACACCTCTGTCTTCCCTGAGCTGACATTCACCTCAGAACCAAATCAGCTCAACTGCCAAGG CTTTGACCCTCCAGGGTTCAGGCATGCCATGACCATGGCCTTTGCTATTGACGAGATTAACAAAAACTCCAACCTGCTTCCTAATGTGACTCTGGGATACAGTCTTTATGACAACTGTGCTACACTTGTGATTGGATTAAGTGCAGCATTGTCATTAGCCAGTGGTCGAGAAGAGCAGTTTCTGCCTCAGGAGAACTGTTTGGGGACCCCACCAGTCCTGGGAATTGTGGGTGATTCCTTCTCAACATTTTCTATCGCCACCTCTGATGTGATAGGTTTATTCAAATTGCCCATT GTAAGTTATTTTGCTACATGTTCCTGCCTCAGTGATAGGCGAAGGTTTCCATCCTTCTTTAGAACAATCCCAAGTGATGCTTTCCAG GTGCGTGCAATGATTCAGATTCTAAAACGCTTTGGCTGGACTTGGGCAGGTCTGCTGGTCAGTGATGATGACTACGGGCGTTATGTTGCCCGGTCCTTTCAATCTGACCTGGCTCAGTCTGGAGGAGCTTGTCTGGCCTACTTAGAGATATTGCCCTGGGGTGAGAACCCAGCTGAACTAAAGAGGATTGTGGAAGTGATGAAGAAATCTACAGCTCGTGTGGTCATTGTGTTTGCACACCAGATCCACATGATTCAACTCATGGAAGAG gTGGTGAGGCAGAATGTGAGAGGCCTGCAGTGGATGGCCAGTGAAGCCTGGACAGCCGCTGCTGTGCTGCAGACCCCCCACCTAATGCCATACCTGGGTGGCACGCTGGGTATTGCCATCCGCCGTGGAGAAATACCAGGGTTAAGGGAGTTTCTGTTAAGAGTACTGCCTGACCtacatgacaaaataaatggaaatagcATG GTGAGGCAATTTTGGGAATACACATTTCAGTGTAGATTTCCACCACTTCCATTAGGTTGGGTGGAAGCTGGGGGAGCACTATGCACTGGACAGGAAGATCTAGAGAATGTGGAGACTGAGTTCTTGGATGTTTCTAATCTCAGGCCTGAGTACAATATTTACAAGGCTGTCTATGCGCTGGCGTATGCCCTCGATGACATGCTGCGCTGTGTCCCAGGGAGAGGGCCTTTCAGCGGGCACAGCTGTGCTACTTTGCAAACACTGGAGCCATGGCAG CTAATGTATCACTTGGAAAAGGTTAACTTCACCACACCATTTGGTGATCAAGTGTCATTTGATGAGAATGGTGATGCCTTACCAATATATGACATCATGAACTGGCTGTGGCTCCCTGAGGGAAGAACTAAAGTTCAGAGTGTGGGGATTGTTAAAAAGTCGGCGACCAAAGGTGAAGAGCTTACACttgatgaaaacaaaatctTCTGGAACTTTGAATCCAAACAG TCACCACAGTCAGTGTGCAGTGAGAGCTGTCCGCCAGGTACCCGTATGGCCAGAAAAAAAGGGCAGCCTGTATGCTGTTTTGACTGTGTCCCTTGCTCTGATGGAAAGTTCAGCAATGAAACCG ACTCCATGGACTGCACCAGTTGTCCAGAGGACTTCTGGACCAATGCCCAGCGTGACCATTGTGTTCCTAAGATAACAGAGTTCCTCTCCTACCATGAGCCTCTGGGCATTTGCTTGACAACAACCTCGTTGTTGGGAACATTTATCTGTGCTGTTGTCCTGGTAATCTTCATCTATCATCGCAGTACACCCATGGTACGCGCCAACAATTCAGAACTGAGTTTCCTGCTTTTGGTGTCACTTAaactgtgtttcctgtgttcaCTGTTGTTTATTGGCCGTCCCAGGCTGTGGACATGCCAGCTGAGACATGCAGCATTTGGGATCAGCTTTGTGCTTTGTGTCTCATGCATCCTGGTAAAAACCATGGTGGTTCTGGCTGTGTTCAAGGCCTCCAAGCCAGGAGGTGGAGACAGTCTGAAGTGGTTTGGTACTGTTCAGCAGAGAGGGACAGTTCTGGTTCTTACTTCTATTCAGGCAGCAATTTGCACCGCTTGGCTTGTCTCTTCCTCACCATCTCCTCATAAAAACATTCAATACTACAATGATAAGATAGTTTATGAATGTGAAGTTGGGTCCACAGTTGGTTTTGCAGTGTTACTGGGCTATATTGGCTTACTGGCTATCCTTAGCTTTCTCTTAGCCTTCCTGGCGAGGAATCTTCCGGACAACTTCAATGAGGCCAAGCTGATCACTTTCAGCATGCTGATCTTCTGTGCTGTGTGGGTGGCCTTTGTACCTGCTTATGTCAACTCTCCAGGCAAATATGCAGATGCAGTGGAGGTCTTTGCCATCCTGGCCTCCAGTTTTGGCCTCTTGGTCGCACTGTTTGGACCCAAGTGTTACATAATCCTGCTGAAACCAGAgctgaacacaaagaaagctatCATGGGTCGAGGCACCACCAAGACATGA